A single region of the Candidatus Dormiibacterota bacterium genome encodes:
- a CDS encoding FAD-dependent oxidoreductase yields the protein MANALDLVIVGMGSGGMVAAEFTSTLDLRFVAVERGRLGGDCLWTGCVPSKALIASAKVAHHMRTADRYGITAVEPEVDTAAVWRRIHAVQDEIAATDDSPARFTGLGVEIVAGDARVTGPHTVEAGGRVLDTRFILLCTGSRPATPPVEGLAEAGFLTSESVFELDRAPESLVVIGGGPISIEMAQAFRRLGIPVTVLQRGPAILPRDEPDLAGVLTRVLRDEGVELRLDVDVQRVTVENGRRVVHGTVAGTPSRWEAAEILVGTGRRPNVEGLGLEGVGVAVGPHGITVDERMRTTVPSIYAAGDLAGRHLFTHSAGYEAVRAVRDMFFPGRGRARALIPWCTFTDPELAHAGMTVAEARAAHGDDAVEVFRQDLTHSDRARADGATEGAIVVVTARGRVVGGHILAPAAGEMIGELGLAITRRLRLSQVASSVHVYPTLSLGVGQLAAEAAFESARRLRWLVRRQRRG from the coding sequence ATGGCCAACGCCCTCGACCTCGTCATCGTCGGCATGGGATCGGGCGGGATGGTCGCCGCCGAGTTCACCTCGACCCTCGACCTCCGCTTCGTGGCGGTGGAGCGCGGCCGCCTCGGCGGCGACTGCCTCTGGACCGGGTGCGTGCCCAGCAAGGCGCTGATCGCCTCGGCGAAGGTGGCCCACCACATGCGCACCGCGGATCGGTACGGGATCACCGCGGTCGAGCCCGAGGTCGACACCGCCGCGGTCTGGCGGCGGATCCACGCCGTCCAGGACGAGATCGCGGCGACCGACGACAGCCCGGCGCGCTTCACCGGCCTCGGGGTCGAGATCGTCGCCGGCGACGCGCGGGTGACCGGTCCGCACACCGTCGAGGCCGGCGGCCGGGTGCTCGACACCCGCTTCATCCTGCTCTGCACCGGCAGCCGGCCGGCGACGCCGCCGGTGGAGGGGCTGGCCGAGGCGGGGTTCCTCACCAGCGAGAGCGTCTTCGAGCTGGATCGCGCCCCCGAGAGCCTGGTGGTGATCGGTGGCGGCCCCATCTCGATCGAGATGGCCCAGGCCTTCCGGCGCCTCGGCATCCCCGTCACCGTGCTCCAGCGCGGGCCGGCGATCCTGCCCCGCGACGAGCCCGACCTGGCCGGCGTGCTCACCCGGGTGCTCCGCGACGAGGGCGTGGAGCTGCGGCTCGACGTCGACGTCCAGCGGGTCACCGTCGAGAACGGACGCAGGGTGGTCCACGGCACCGTCGCCGGGACGCCGTCACGGTGGGAGGCCGCGGAGATCCTGGTGGGGACGGGACGCCGGCCCAACGTCGAGGGGCTGGGGCTCGAGGGGGTGGGCGTCGCCGTGGGCCCCCACGGCATCACCGTCGACGAGCGGATGCGCACCACGGTGCCGTCGATCTACGCCGCCGGCGACCTCGCCGGCCGCCACCTCTTCACCCACTCGGCCGGCTACGAGGCGGTGCGTGCCGTCCGTGACATGTTCTTCCCGGGCAGGGGGAGGGCGCGGGCGCTCATCCCCTGGTGCACGTTCACCGACCCGGAGCTGGCCCACGCGGGGATGACCGTCGCCGAGGCGCGCGCCGCCCACGGCGACGACGCCGTCGAGGTCTTCCGCCAGGACCTCACCCACTCCGACCGGGCCCGTGCCGACGGCGCCACCGAGGGCGCGATCGTCGTCGTCACCGCCCGGGGGCGGGTGGTCGGCGGCCACATCCTCGCCCCCGCCGCGGGGGAGATGATCGGGGAGCTCGGCCTGGCGATCACCCGGAGGCTCAGGTTGAGCCAGGTGGCCAGCTCGGTGCACGTCTATCCCACCCTCTCGCTCGGCGTCGGCCAGCTCGCCGCCGAGGCGGCGTTCGAGTCGGCGCGGCGGCTCCGCTGGCTGGTGCGGCGGCAGCGCCGCGGGTAG